From the genome of Candidatus Desulfofervidus auxilii, one region includes:
- a CDS encoding ATP-grasp domain-containing protein encodes MIISFLPTFKGDFNFFQFEPLDESFFETLLRAKAVIFPPTISSEIYFFVKNFGIPVFPEYTFRFLYPGKIGQIMLFKLLNLPHPETTVVPRLCGIEENPYKRTFKIKYPCVIKGNYGDEGREIFLVKNEEELKEVFKEIKKWEIEGRFGFLIQEYIPCDFDARAYVIGEKIIIVFREGGFKKNISQEGRIISCPQKNLKKKVFELTSKIIKNTHFNLVAIDFLFKDKEPVVSEFNFVFGRRAIGEKKYENYLKKAIKNFLKKVI; translated from the coding sequence TAACTTTTTTCAGTTTGAACCTTTGGATGAAAGTTTTTTTGAAACACTTTTGCGAGCAAAAGCAGTTATTTTTCCTCCGACTATTTCTTCTGAAATATATTTTTTTGTAAAAAATTTTGGAATTCCTGTTTTTCCAGAATATACATTTAGATTTTTATATCCTGGTAAAATTGGACAGATAATGCTTTTTAAACTTTTAAATTTGCCTCATCCTGAAACCACTGTTGTTCCAAGGCTTTGCGGAATAGAAGAAAATCCATATAAGAGAACTTTTAAAATTAAATATCCCTGTGTAATTAAAGGAAACTACGGAGACGAAGGAAGAGAAATTTTTTTGGTAAAAAATGAAGAAGAGTTGAAAGAAGTTTTTAAAGAAATTAAAAAATGGGAAATAGAAGGAAGATTTGGTTTCCTTATACAGGAATATATACCCTGTGATTTTGATGCAAGAGCCTATGTTATTGGAGAGAAAATTATAATTGTCTTTAGAGAAGGAGGATTTAAAAAAAATATTTCCCAAGAAGGTAGAATTATTTCCTGTCCTCAAAAAAACTTAAAAAAGAAAGTTTTTGAGCTTACCAGTAAGATTATAAAAAATACTCATTTTAATCTTGTAGCAATAGATTTTCTTTTTAAAGATAAAGAGCCCGTAGTTAGTGAATTTAATTTTGTTTTCGGAAGAAGAGCTATAGGGGAAAAAAAGTATGAAAATTATTTAAAAAAAGCTATAAAAAATTTTCTTAAGAAAGTAATATGA